The genome window TTGTCATAGAAGGATGCATCTGTTCTGTTGGTGTCTTAAACAAGTCACACGGGAGACAGACGAACAGTCATAACCATGTTCttggtctttatttttttcttccaattCCCTTTCTCGTCCCGTCCTCATAACCCCCTACAGGCTGGGAAGTACTCTGTTTCAAtgtctgcaaacacaacaccaatcctgacagagcccctccCTCCAAGGGATACGTCCTctgagccccagcagtaccattagtggaggaggcggggcggacagcagcaaccacagggctcctgccctgcagtgtcctcccactggcggacccggaccctctggctggctcccagacgTGGTCCTGCGTGCTGgcctcggtccctccaacctgcacacagaaaataTTGCCGACCCTTCCGGGTATGTGCGGGCTCTGTCTCCGCCAGTCCCCTTTGATGATCCCTACATTGTTCCCTGCTCCGTGCAGGGAGGCGCTCCCAGACCCTCCGGCAACCATTTACGGAACgcctgtctggtgccttctgggcacatgcagcccctatcactgcacgtccctgctggcagagcggccaggTTCCCTCCCTTCACCGCACaaggaggcggtcccggaccctccagTAACCGTTTAtggcacccctgtctggtgccttctgggcacacgcagcccctctcgctgcacgttcCTGCTGGCAGTGcaaccagctttttttttccttgcaccgcgcagggaggtgtTCCAGGACCCTTCGGCGACCGTTTGCTGCTCCCGAggctggtgcattctgggaacgTGCaacccctctcgctgcacatccctggtgccagtgtgtgGGCTTcaccagaccatccggctatcCGTTCAGACAAGCagaccctcttcctgcctgtcccagctgagtcctcatgccttccagggggctctgtggtgctccgcccctctggaggctgACCCAGGCCCATGCCCTCCTTACCggctactggaggacccagctccgtcgcttccccacccaccctcccctcagtagaaacccccaacccgaactgcacccccccaaaaaaactttgGGTGAGCACTCCCTTGACTggactccgggacctcctcaggcggcacagccaggatcacggGAGACGCGACCCTCTTGTCACctaccagtgctgggtcttcttgcaccAGATCCTGACTGATGCTGGGTTTGGTTGTGAACTGTCTTTTTTACAACAGGTAATATTGGACTGTTGCTCTCTGCTGTTGAAGCAGCTCGGTCAGATTTCTCTACCCTCTCTGGCCAGACAGAAAGGCGTGCAGAATTCCATCGTTTTCCATCACTCAAAGCAAAGGTGCTTAGATCAGTTTGGTGTCGCATTATCAGTGGGTCTGTGGATTGTCTCTTTCCCTTGCCCACATTGACAGGCTTTCGCACAAGCACAGAATCCCAGACTTTGATGGTAGCAGGTTCCACTCCTCGTCTGGCATCTGTGTAACTTTTACTCTGCCGTTGGGCAACTCTCATTCTCAGTTGATCATGCTGCTGTTCATCCTCAGCAGGTGGGAGAACATTGAGCTTTGTACGCATTGGCCTACCTTTCAGAAGTTGGAAAGGGGAAACACCAGCATGCGCTGTGGCACGGTAACTCAGCATTTGAATCACCGCAGAGTCACTCTATTGAAGCATTCCACACAGCCGTTTGACTGAGGGTGATAGATGCTTGTTCGGATGTGTTTGATGTTCCTTTCCCTCAAAAATTCATCGAAGGCATGACAAGTGAACCGTGGTAGAGGCACAGACCAATGACATCTCCACAGCCATTTCATGACGAACCAAGTAAGGCTGCAGGTAATCAGGAAGAAGATTTCTGGGCCATCTGGAGCTGATTACCTCTCTGAGATGAGCTAGCTCAGGGCACTGGTCAGATTTAACTCTAAAATCAGCCAGTGGCAAAGCAGCAAGAAGAGGGGACACTTCCGCTATTTCTGAAAGCAGGTCCTGCTCAACATCAATGACAGCACCATCTGTGAGAAGAGGCACACGTGAGAGGCAATCTGCCTTGACGTCCTTGTTGCCAGGATAGAATTGCACATCATATTGAAAGCACATCAGCCTGGCTGACCAACGTGCAATCCTCATACCAGCTCTGTTCATGCCTTTCGTATGGAGAAGAGTAGTGAGTGCCTGATGGCCCGGAGTGTTAATCAACTGCCCATATGCAGACTAAGGCTTCCTTTTCTGTAGTAGAGTGCCTGCATGAACATGAATTATAACAGCTCCTAAGCCATAGTCAGAAGCATCTGTCTCTATGCGAGTGGGGAGGGATGGGTCATGTGGGGAGGTATGGGTCATGCTCTTTGAAAGAGCAATGTTTTAAGGTTCTTGAAGCTTTTCTCAGCGTCATCATTCCATTGCAATTCAGCCTGAATGTTTGCTCTAGGCAGTTGCCGTAATGGTTCTACGAGTGTAGCATAATTAATTTGCTGAACCAGGACGTCAAGCCAAGGAAGGAGCGTAATGCCACCGTATCTCTTCACACAGGAGCCTCAGCTATGGCAGTCAGATGGTCTGTACTGGGACCATCTGACCTACATGTCCCAGGAATGTAATGCACGTTTGACCAAAAGCACTTTTGTCAAAATTTATTTGAAGGTCTGCATTCCTAGGGTTCTCCAGAACAGCTTGTAAGTGTCTGTCATGCACTTCTTTAGAATCTCCATACACTATGATGCATTCCAAGTAGCTCTGCACACCCGGCAGGTCTTTCTGTATCGTTTGCATCATTGGCTGGAATGCAGATGGTGCAGACGCCAGGCCAAAAGGGACCCTGAAGCTGAGTTCAAATCAATTTGGCTGTAATGTGTAGCACCTGCTAACTGTGAAAACAAGTCCTCCATATGTAGAAGTGGATAGACAACCATAATTACCCATAATTATTGGGTTCACGAAGGtccacacataaacacagtccATCTTTGTGTTTTCGTACTACCACTAGAGGACTCAGCCATTCAGAAGCTCCTCTGACACTCCTTTATGTATGCTGAATGGTAGACATCTCAACTTCTGATGTACTGATGACACTTCTCTATTTACTTGAACCTTGTGTATAAATCCTTTCACACACCCAAGTTGGCAGGATGGGCATTTGTTTTCTCCTCTGTATCATATTTCACCTTGCCTCCCATGATGTTGATATCCAAAGTTTTAATCAGGTCGAGTCCCAGCAGTGGTGATGCAGATTTTACAATATAGAAAGAGGCTGAAACTTTTTTGCTCGGTCCAGCTAAGGCAGCAAAGGCTTGTAAACAGCCAAGTACAGAGAGCTCACGTTTGACATAAGTGACTAGCTTCACTTGTGGTTCACTGAGTTGGCAGTCTGCAAAAAATTGCTGGTGCATTACTTCAGGAAGAATAGATGCAGGAGCTCCAGTCAGAAGTTTAACATTATCCACACAGAGTACAGCAAGTTCCAGAACTACCACTTCTCTCACTTCACTTGTGAGTGATCTGCATGTGAAATGTCTGGTTTTTCCACAATTGTTGCAATTCACTGAAGAAGCTGGACAATTTTTGTCATTAACTAAGATGCTTGCTGGATGAACATCTGAAGCACTTACATTGTTGCTGTGCAATGTTCATCTGCTTCCTCTGACGGCGGTCTGCCTCCGGTAATTTATCCGGGAGCTTCGTCCTCTTCCCACGGAAGTGACCGTCTGCCACTGTAATCGAGTGTATGGGCGATGCGATGGCTGAGCCTTATTGAGGCTCGGTACTGAAGCACTCATCCTCGTCGCCAACTGTTGGTGGAGACAGACGAACAGTCAACCACATTCTTggtctttattttattcttctctCCTTGCACTTCAAATTCCCTTTTCTCTTCCCTTCCTCATACACCCCCTACAGGCTGGGAAGTACTCAGTTTCAATGTGTACAGCATCTCACAGCATTATTTTTAACGTGTGTCCATCCACGTGACCGGAAACAACACAGAGATGATGGTAACTGTCACGACTatggacttacgagggaaggatgcgcagaggtttgacatactgggaagggggttttattataacaaacaataaggaaatacaaataaacaatggcgcggtggccgaaaacaatttaacttaaattacgaacataaactaacccgtaggtgtgtggcgattgccagaactcaaattacaaacactgttatcaactgaagttcacgaaaatgccggagacccagaaggggcggaaacttccggcatttatggggcgtcaggattggagtcaggtgtggagcccagctgcaggcaatcctgacagtaacGTAAcacccataaattggcaagctggtcactgccagctgctcacaCATTGATAGGCATTCATCAACTCGACTCTGCTCTTTTCCACCTCAGCTACGTAAGAtttatcctgttcatctcctcaaCTCTCAAATCTTTCCTCTCATCCTATTCCTTCCCCAATTCAATTTAGAATGCGAACatcaacatccgtgtggtgttgagGCTCACACTGGCTCTCGTTTGCATATTAAACTGGCGGAAACTTACCTGCTTCCTTGCATCCAATTGCACCTGGGTACCTCGTTTCTTCCAATACAcactcacgttctggtcccgcaGTGGTTCCGTAACAATAAGCGTTACTAAAATCACTTCGATTGCATCAGAACATGAAGATTTATGTTGAATGCTGGGGTGGGGCTCTATGCAATAACCCGACCTGAACCTGACAAGATCAAACCTGTCCTGAGCTCGAACTGACAACTAGAGTTTTTAAAAAGCCcagatttttttgcatgtaCACTAAGctaagaagaaaagaaaatgtgtgggAAAATGTGCTAGTTTAAAGCATAGTCACCTAGCCTCCTTCTAGCCTCCATTTCACTTCCTCTTGccataattaaaacgcatcatatggtgatggtggctgagattAGCAAACCAAattaaaattcaattttacaaaaaatttaataaagctAATTTACAACAAtttttaccaatcactgaaacaaatttacaaacatCATATCATACTGAAAGTATAGGTAATATGGACCGgatgtttgtgtttgcttttttaccatttattaatatctgagaattttattttattttttttattacagcagGTCAGAGTAGCAGAACGGTAAATGGTACACAcatgtttaataaatataatgttaaataatttaataacatAATGACTAATGTTATAAAACCTTTGCATAAATGAAGAAATTAAATACAGTaaattgaataattaaaaataagttAATAAATACAAGCAGATTCACAAAACAATAAGAACCATACTGTCTGTACGAAACATACACTGTGTTAGTTGAACTATTCTTACATTGTAACTCAAAAACCCATTAATTTCGTAACAGAACAACttttcaaacatttaaataatacatgttAATCATTATTTGTGCAAATACACTCAGAATAGACCATTGCGTGTAGTGTACTGAACATTGTAAGATTGCCGTCTTCTCCAACGTCTCCTGAGGGCTGCGCAACAGCCACACAGCAAACactgccagaaaaaaaacataattttcatattattattttgcatgtatTCATCAGTCCAGGTGACAGTGAATGTTTAGCCTAAATtgtaaatgtcttttgtttgaaaaaaatctaaaaagaaTTTCATTagctgaaaaataaaatcttgtcaGCATGCATGCAAATGTAACCTGATGTTTTACCATGTCATAAGTGATTTCTCAGTTATCATCACTGTTTATGCCACAACATCAAAAACAGTCAATGGCGACGTAAACTATTACTGAATGGttcattatataattatataatgcaAATTAGAATTAAATATGTTGCAGTTGGCTTCTTTTGGGACTGTGTAGCTGCAAAAAGATCTGAGAGTCTATGCTGACCATAGTACTTGCTTACAGTACTCTGATGTTTAGTTCATGTACACAAGTATTTGTGCATTATTTGCTCAAGGAAGCAATAGAAGTAGACTGTGCTATGGGAAGATTGCTAGTTTTTGAAGACACGTGATGTTCTTCACTCCTTCATCTAAATGACAgtttaccataccataccaactttatttataaagcactttaaatgagccacacaggaaaaaagtgctgtacagagaataaaaatgaaacaaatacaattttataaGAATTGAttcacaaaataataacaaaaaagataTACAATCTAATTAAATATACTAAATATCAATGTCTCACAGGGTGTCAATAGCCAATGAAAAAAGATGGGGTattaaaaacagacagagaaGAAGCCTGTCCAAAATGAAAAGGCAGATCATCACACAGCAGCGAAAGCAGAGTCCCTTCTATGTTTATCTTTACTTATAGACACACTCTGATATATTATAGACACAGCTTATATATTCTGGGAAGGTTTAAGGAAAGTAATTTTGACTTCTCCAAATTCCCAAAGAtcttattttaataaagcatCACTGGGATAATGGGAAAAGATCAGTTTCATCCATAATTCATAATATAGACTAAAAGATCTGctacattgatttttttttttttttacaagttgTTGTAAGGTTGTGTCTGATTAGTATAGATTTAGTATAGTATGTATAATGTGACTTACACAAAGAAGGATCCAGAGTGGAACAAGGATGATTGCAATACCGCAGGGTATAATGATTGCTAAAGCCCATCCAGGAAAGCCTCCTGCTGATGCTGTTGTTGTATTATTACTTGTTATTTCTGTAATAGTTGCTGTGGTTGGCTGTAGACCTGGAAAGGAAATGGGACACCTTGAGTAAGACTGGAACAATAAttctgtcacgattgggtgcggCTGGTTACGCACCTGGCGCCAATCTGCTTGACATCGGGGCTCCCCTGTTAttggcccttgtgccgtttttatttgtatttattattaataaatcccattccCCGTATGTCACGCCCACCCCCCGCGCGCTATATTCCCGCAAATATTCTCCATGAACATAGATTGTCTGTTTTACAGGGACTAGAACTAAGGGACTAACATGAACACCTCGAAAAGAACTGATGTTAGGAAtatatggcaaaaaaacaacaacataccACTAAGTTTCATGATCTCCTCCAGGAAGAGACTTGGTGATTTCAAGTCACTCTCATTAAAAACATATTGTACATCAGCCTGAATTTCATTGGTTCCATCCCTATAAGAAAACAGTACATGAGAGCTTAAGAAATAATGTGTATGATACTGAACAATGAAGTTTATGCTTCCACTACTGACTCACAAAAATTTTAAAGGtccaaatgtaaatggaactgtATTGTTGTTGCTCAAAATCATGTTGAGCTGTGGGTGAAAACAACAAGTGAAATTAGAATAGTGATCCATTGAAATTCTTCTATTGGCAATTGAATACGTATATATTTAACTCACCAGTTTATTGACAGAACTCTCAATTAAGATATATGTGTCATTTCTGAGGGTAAAATGTGATGACATTACAACATTGCTGATGCCATATCCAAAGTTGATAGCAAATGCAGTGCTGTTTATTCCTGGAAAAAGGACAGTTTGGTCAAATGTTTTGTTGCAATATGTTACAAAATAGCTGTTTTAGCTTTCAAGTCTTACAAAAACATAATCTAATTAAGTTGTTGGAGAGACCACTAATCGTGAGACTTACTCTCATAAGTAACATTTTGAATTTTCACTGGATTATTCAGGGTGGTCCTGACTCTAGAGTCCAATAGGGTGTTAGCAGCATTGAGGACTGCACTCTCACTGGGAATGGGACCCAAAGTTTGAAACACCAGTCGTATGTAGATCAAAACTGTACCAAGTCTACAAATTACATGACAGAATATTTTGTTACATAACAGAACATCACAATTGTCTACATGTTATTAAAGCTAGTTGATAGATTACAAGGTTCAggattttatacatacacagtCTGAGGAACCGTAGTGGTCTCTGGTACTGATGCACCTGACCAAAGGCTGTGACAGAATGCAAATTAGTGATGTTCAGTTACCAATTATTATATaagtattatattataatacataCAGTGTAATTTTTGTGCTAGCAGGCTCAGCTTCAGTTGCGCTTGCTGTATCAAAACCCTCTGTTGTAGACATTGATGTGGCTGTAGTTGTAAATAGTGTGGCTAAACATGGATATAGAGAATTCATACACAAAATGAGTTACATAATGATTAAATAGGATGTACTACAAACAAAAAATGCTCATTACGCTGCATATGCATTTTAATACatcaaaccaaataaaatgtcacaacaCCACTACCACATGTTACCAATAGAGATTTTAGAAACTCACTAGTTTCACTTTCCTGGATTGTATATTCCATGAGCCCTTCAATTTGATCTGAATTTGTCCTAATAAGAGATCAAAAAGTCATTTTCCATTTAACTGTCTTGGCAAGATATTACTGCTGTTTACATGAAAAACTAAGACagtaaaagattttttaaatgtcagcaCTCACATAAAGTTTGCATATTGAAAGATCAAAAGAGTTTGTCCATGTTCACTGAAGACTGTGTTGAGCTACATGGGAATAGAATGTCATTAAATATATGCATTTCAGCAGGAAATTTACAAATAACTAGAATCCATTAAACTGTACTTACCATGTTGTTAATAGTATTCTGAATTTGGTTATATGTGTCATTTGCAGATTCACTTAACTCTGGCATGCTGACATTGCTTAGCCTTAAGCTGATAATAACTGCATATGAGGTCTCTGAACTTTCTGTGAAGTAAACAAAACATACTTTCATCTTTCagagatgaatgaaaaaaaaaaaattatgcaaaaagaTCTAGAAGTTCTGACAGCTTGTAGCTCTTGACTTACGTTCATATGTCACATTCTCCACCTGAATTGTTTCATAGAAGTTTGCAGACAAAGACAACAGAAGTGTGCGTGTAGTATTAACTGCTGCGGTCTCACTGGTGATGGGTGTGGAAGAGTTGAAGACCAGATAAGCGTAGATGAGAGCTGACCCCACtctttatataaaacaaaagcatCCATTGTTTTCAGATCAAATATAAATCACAGTGACAAGCTCATCATTTGGAAAAGTACTCTATAGAAAACTTTACATACATGTTGACTTGAGGTTTGATTAAAGCTGGAAACAGGGTCACCGTAGTGGTACTGATCATACCTGCTAAACCAACAAATCACGTCAAGAGATTATAATAAAAGGGTTATTCATGCAAACGAAACTCATGCTTCATGTCCAATATAACTTATGCATTTCATTATATAAGAGAAAATAAATCTACCACAGGCTACAAGTGAATTTACAAAAACtcaccactttcattttcatggaTGAGATACTCCATGTGCCCTTCAATATAATCTGAATTCATCCTGATAAGAGAACAATATCATGCTATTTAAAATCTGAAGGCGTTTTCCACGTAACCGTTTTAGCAAGATTTTTGTAATGCTGTTTACATAAAGAATGGAGAAAATGAACATTCAAAAAAATGTCAGGACTTACATGAAGTTTGCACTTTGGAAAGTCAAAAGACTTTGTCCAAAATCACTGAAGACTGTGTTGAGCTACATGGGaattttatgtaattataaAGTGCGTTTCAGCAGGAATTTATCAAATAAGTACCATCTATTAAACTATACTTACCATGTTATTAATAGTATTCTGAATTTGGTTATATGTGTCGTTTGCAGATTCACTTTTCTCTGGCATGCTGACATTGTTTAGCCTTAAGCTGATGATGACTGCATATGAAGTGTCTGATATTTCTGTTAAGTTAACAAaataggacatttttttttacatgaaggTATGAAAATTATGTGATAAAATCTAGAAAAAAGTTCTGACAGCCTGTAGCTCTTTTAGCTCTTGACTTACGTTCATATGTCACATTCTCCACCTGAATTGTTTGATAGAAGTTTGCAGACAAAGACAACAGAAGTGTGCGTGAAGCGTTAACTGCTGCGGTGTCACTGGCGATGGGTGTGGAAGAGTTGAAGACCAGATAAGCGTAGATGAGAGCTGACCCCactctttaattaaaacaaaagcagcaattGTTTTCAGATCAAAaataaatttcattgacaaGCTCATAATTTTGAAAAGTACTCTATAGAAAACTTTACATACATGTTGACTTGAGGGGTGATTGACACTGGAATCATGGGCACCGTAGTGGTACTGATCATACCTGCTAAGGCAAACAATCACATCAAGAGATTATAATAAAAAGGTTATTTATGCGAACGAAACTCATGCTTCATGTCCAATATAACTTATGCATTTCATTATATAAGAGAAAATAAATCTACCACAGGCTACAAGTGAATTAACAGAAACTCACCACTTTCATTTTCCTGGATGATATACTCCATGTGCCCTTCAATATAATCTGAATTCATCCTGATAAGAGAACAATATCATGCTATTTAAAATCTGAAGGCGTTTTCCATGAAACCATTTTAGCAAGATGTTTGTAATGCTGTTTACATAAAGAATGGAGAAAATGAACATTCAGAAAAATGTCAGGACTTACATGAAGTTTGCACTTTGGAAGTCAAAGGACTTTGTCCAAAATCACTGAAGACTGTGTTGAGCTACATGggaattttatgtaatttataaaGTGTGTTTCAGCAGGAATTTATCAAATAAGTACCATCCATTAAACTGAACTTACCATGTTGTTAATAGTATTCTGAATTTGGCTATATGTGTCGTTTGCAGATTCACTTTTCTCTGGCATGCTGACATTGTTTAGCCTTAAGCTGATGATGACTGCATATGAAGTGTCTGATATTTCTGTTAAGTTAAAAaataggacattttttttacatgaaggTATGAAAATTATGTGATAAAATCTAGAAAAAAGTTCTGACAGCCTGTAGCTCTTGTAGCTCTTGACTTACGTTCATATGTCACATTCTCCACCTGAATTGTTTGATAGAAGTTTGCAGACAAAGACAACAGAAGTGTGTGCGTAGTATTAACTGCTGCGGTGTCACTGGCGATGGGTGTGGAAGAGTTGAAGACCACATGAGCGTAGATGAGCGCTGACCCCACtctttatataaaacaaaagcagcaattGTTTTCAGATCAAAaataaatttcattgacaaGCTCATAATTTTGAAAAGTACTCTATAGAAAACTTTACATACATGTTGACTTGAGGGGTGATTGACACTGGAATCATGGGCACCATAGTGGTACTGATCATACCTGCTAAGGCAAACAATCACATCAAGAGATTATAATAAAAAGGTTATTTATGCGAACGAAACTCATGCTTCATGTCCAATATAACTTATGCATTTCATTATATAAGAGAAAATAAATCTACCACAGGCTACAAGTGAATTTACAAAAACTCACCACTTTCATTTTCCTGGATGATATACTCCATGTGCCCTTCAATATAATCTGAATTCATCCTGATAAGAGAACAATATCATGCTATTTAAAATCTGAAGGCGTTTTCCATGAAACCATTTTAGCAAGATGTTTGTAATGCTGTTTACATAAAGAATGGAGAAAATGAACATTCAGAAAAATGTCAGGACTTACATGAAGTTTGCACTTTGGAAAGTCAAAGGACTTTGTCCAAAATCACTGAAGACTGTGTTGAGCTACATGggaattttatgtaatttataaaGTGTGTTTCAGCAGGAATTTATCAAATAAGTACCATCCATTAAACTGAACTTACCATGTTGTTAATAGTATTCTGAATTTGGCTATATGTGTCGTTTGCAGATTCACTTTCTCTGGCATGCTGACATTGTTTAGCCTTAAGCTGATGATGACTGCATATGAAGTGTCTGATATTTCTGTTAAGTTAAAAaataggacattttttttacatgaaggTATGAAAATTATGTGATAAAATCTAGAAAAAAGTTCTGACAGCCTGTAGCTCTTGTAGCTCTTGACTTACGTTCATATGTCACATTCTCCACCTGAATTGTTTGATAGAAGTTTGCAGACAAAGACAACAGAAGTGTGTGCGTAGTATTAACTGCTGCGGTGTCACTGGCGATGGGTGTGGAAGAGTTGAAGACCACATGAGCGTAGATGAGCGCTGACCCCACtctttatataaaacaaaagcagcaattGTTTTCAGATCAAAaataaatttcattgacaaGCTCATAATTTTGAAAAGTACTCTATAGAAAACTTTACATACATGTTGACTTGAGGGGTGATTGACACTGGAATCATGGGCACCGTAGTGGTACTGATCATACCTGCTAAGGCAAACAATCACATCAAGAGATTATAATAAAAAGGTTATTTATGCGAACGAAACTCATGCTTCATGTCCAATATAACTTATGCATTTCATTATATAAGAGAAAATAAATCTACCACAGGCTACAAGTGAATTAACAGAAACTCACCACTTTCATTTTCCTGGATGATATACTCCATGTGCCCTtcaataaaatctgaatttatCCTGATAAGACAACAATATAATGCTGTTTAAAATCTGAAGGCGTTTTCCATGTAACCGTTTTAGCAAGATGTTTGTAATGCTGTTTACATAAAGAATGGAGAAAATGAACATCAGAAAAATGTCAGGACTTACATGAAGTTTGCACTTTGGAAAGTCAAAGGACTTTGTCCAAAATCACTGACGACTGTGTTGAGCTACATGggaattttatgtaatttataaagtgcatttcagcaggaatttttcaaatacgTACCATGCATTAAAACTGTACTTACCATGTTATTAATAGTATTCTGAATTCGGCTATATGTGTCGTTTGCAGATTCACTTTTCTCTGGCATGCTGACATTGTTTAGCCTTAAGCTGATGATAACTGCATATGAAGTGCCTGATATTTCTGTAAAGTTAACAAAATAGGACATCTTTTTTACATGAAGGTATGAAAAATTATGTGATAAAATCTAGAAAA of Denticeps clupeoides unplaced genomic scaffold, fDenClu1.1, whole genome shotgun sequence contains these proteins:
- the LOC114776059 gene encoding uncharacterized threonine-rich GPI-anchored glycoprotein PJ4664.02-like isoform X4, giving the protein MTATSGTLLSSATTSTTAHTDIKMIAYVYCHLVFNSSTPIASDTAAVNTTRTLLLSLSASFNQTIQMENVTYEEISGTSYAVIISLRLNNVSMPEKSESANDTYSRIQNTINNMLNTVFSDFGQSPLTFQSANFMMNSDYIEGHMEYIIQENESGMISTTMVPMIPVSITPQVNIVGSALIYAYLVFNSSTPIASDTAAVNASRTLLLSLSANFYQTIQVENVTYEQISDTSYAVIISLRLNNVSMPEKSESANDTYNQIQNTINNMLNTVFSDFGQSLLTFQSANFMMNSDYIEGHMEYLIHENESAGMISTTTVTLFPALIKPQVNIVGSALIYAYLVFNSSTPITSETAAVNTTRTLLLSLSANFYETIQVENVTYEQSSETSYAVIISLRLSNVSMPELSESANDTYNQIQNTINNMLNTVFSEHGQTLLIFQYANFMTNSDQIEGLMEYTIQESETTTLFTTTATSMSTTEGFDTASATEAEPASTKITLLWSGASVPETTTVPQTVLGTVLIYIRLVFQTLGPIPSESAVLNAANTLLDSRVRTTLNNPVKIQNVTYERINSTAFAINFGYGISNVVMSSHFTLRNDTYILIESSVNKLLNMILSNNNTVPFTFGPLKFLDGTNEIQADVQYVFNESDLKSPSLFLEEIMKLSGLQPTTATITEITSNNTTTASAGGFPGWALAIIIPCGIAIILVPLWILLCCLLCGCCAALRRRWRRRQSYNVQYTTRNGLF
- the LOC114776059 gene encoding uncharacterized threonine-rich GPI-anchored glycoprotein PJ4664.02-like isoform X5, which gives rise to MTATSGTLLSSATTSTTAHTDIKMIAYVYCHLVFNSSTPIASDTAAVNTTRTLLLSLSASFNQTIQMENVTYEEISGTSYAVIISLRLNNVSMPEKSESANDTYSRIQNTINNMLNTVVSDFGQSPLTFQSANFMINSDFIEGHMEYIIQENESGMISTTMVPMIPVSITPQVNIVGSALIYAYLVFNSSTPIASDTAAVNASRTLLLSLSANFYQTIQVENVTYEQISDTSYAVIISLRLNNVSMPEKSESANDTYNQIQNTINNMLNTVFSDFGQSLLTFQSANFMMNSDYIEGHMEYLIHENESAGMISTTTVTLFPALIKPQVNIVGSALIYAYLVFNSSTPITSETAAVNTTRTLLLSLSANFYETIQVENVTYEQSSETSYAVIISLRLSNVSMPELSESANDTYNQIQNTINNMLNTVFSEHGQTLLIFQYANFMTNSDQIEGLMEYTIQESETTTLFTTTATSMSTTEGFDTASATEAEPASTKITLLWSGASVPETTTVPQTVLGTVLIYIRLVFQTLGPIPSESAVLNAANTLLDSRVRTTLNNPVKIQNVTYERINSTAFAINFGYGISNVVMSSHFTLRNDTYILIESSVNKLLNMILSNNNTVPFTFGPLKFLDGTNEIQADVQYVFNESDLKSPSLFLEEIMKLSGLQPTTATITEITSNNTTTASAGGFPGWALAIIIPCGIAIILVPLWILLCCLLCGCCAALRRRWRRRQSYNVQYTTRNGLF
- the LOC114776059 gene encoding uncharacterized threonine-rich GPI-anchored glycoprotein PJ4664.02-like isoform X6 produces the protein MTATSGTLLSSATTSTTAHTDIKMIAYVYCHLVFNSSTPIASDTAAVNTTRTLLLSLSASFNQTIQMENVTYEEISGTSYAVIISLRLNNVSMPEKSESANDTYSRIQNTINNMLNTVFSDFGQSPLTFQSANFMMNSDYIEGHMEYIIQENESAGMISTTMVPMIPVSITPQVNIVGSALIYAYLVFNSSTPIASDTAAVNASRTLLLSLSANFYQTIQVENVTYEQISDTSYAVIISLRLNNVSMPEKSESANDTYNQIQNTINNMLNTVFSDFGQSLLTFQSANFMMNSDYIEGHMEYLIHENESGMISTTTVTLFPALIKPQVNIVGSALIYAYLVFNSSTPITSETAAVNTTRTLLLSLSANFYETIQVENVTYEQSSETSYAVIISLRLSNVSMPELSESANDTYNQIQNTINNMLNTVFSEHGQTLLIFQYANFMTNSDQIEGLMEYTIQESETTTLFTTTATSMSTTEGFDTASATEAEPASTKITLLWSGASVPETTTVPQTVLGTVLIYIRLVFQTLGPIPSESAVLNAANTLLDSRVRTTLNNPVKIQNVTYERINSTAFAINFGYGISNVVMSSHFTLRNDTYILIESSVNKLLNMILSNNNTVPFTFGPLKFLDGTNEIQADVQYVFNESDLKSPSLFLEEIMKLSGLQPTTATITEITSNNTTTASAGGFPGWALAIIIPCGIAIILVPLWILLCCLLCGCCAALRRRWRRRQSYNVQYTTRNGLF